The following proteins are co-located in the Deinococcus detaillensis genome:
- a CDS encoding ABC transporter permease: MLIFALRRILGMIPTLLIISAVCFTVIKLQPGSFTDQYLEDPRFTKATVAAITRQLGLDQPAIVQYGRWLWGVITRLDFGFSFASNAPVITQIGERLGWTVFIALLTLLVSWIVAVPLGIYTAFNRHGVAASVANFLGYVGLAVPDFLLALLLVVLTLRLGSRNVGGLFSPEMIDAPWSWARLGDLLAHLWIPVLAVGLEGVAGLMRQMRASMLDVLSQDYIRTARAKGAAQRTVIWRHAVRNAINPLISLAGLSLPTLISGTIIISIVMNLPTIGPLLYESLLNKDQYTALTLLMLSAVLLLIGNLLADLVLAWVDPRVRYS; encoded by the coding sequence ATGCTGATTTTCGCTCTGCGGCGCATTCTCGGCATGATTCCCACCCTGCTGATTATCAGCGCGGTGTGCTTCACCGTGATCAAGCTCCAGCCCGGCTCGTTTACGGATCAGTACCTCGAAGATCCGCGTTTCACCAAAGCGACGGTGGCCGCCATCACCCGGCAGCTCGGCCTCGACCAACCGGCCATCGTGCAGTACGGACGCTGGCTGTGGGGCGTCATCACGCGGCTGGATTTCGGCTTTTCGTTTGCTTCCAATGCCCCGGTGATTACCCAGATTGGCGAGCGGCTGGGCTGGACGGTCTTTATCGCCCTGCTGACCTTGCTGGTGTCTTGGATCGTCGCTGTGCCGCTGGGCATTTACACCGCCTTCAACCGTCACGGCGTGGCGGCGAGCGTGGCGAACTTTCTGGGCTATGTGGGCCTAGCTGTGCCGGATTTTTTGCTGGCGCTGCTATTGGTGGTGCTGACGCTTAGGCTGGGCAGCCGCAATGTGGGCGGCCTGTTTTCGCCGGAGATGATTGATGCGCCCTGGTCGTGGGCCAGACTCGGCGATTTGCTGGCCCACCTGTGGATTCCGGTGCTGGCGGTGGGGCTGGAGGGCGTGGCGGGCCTGATGCGCCAGATGCGGGCCTCGATGCTGGACGTGCTGTCGCAGGACTATATACGGACGGCCCGTGCCAAGGGAGCTGCTCAGCGCACCGTGATCTGGCGGCACGCGGTCAGGAACGCCATCAACCCGCTGATCAGTCTCGCGGGGTTGAGCCTGCCGACCCTGATTTCCGGCACCATCATCATTTCGATTGTCATGAACTTGCCGACCATCGGGCCGCTCCTCTACGAATCGCTGCTCAACAAGGACCAGTACACCGCGCTGACCCTGCTGATGCTCTCGGCGGTGCTGCTGCTGATCGGCAATTTGCTGGCCGATTTGGTGCTGGCCTGGGTCGATCCACGGGTGAGGTACTCGTGA
- a CDS encoding ABC transporter permease, with protein MTTLPTPTAAAPSPFALALRRFRKSRLGVLGGWMLVVLYLSALLGGFLAPYGITTQHQGFEYQPPQPLHWVHQGQFMRPFVYGSKTGRDPVTFAKTSVPDRTTPVPVEFFVRGEPYSFFGIPTTLHLFGVDAGPENNRFYFPFGTDQLGRDLFSRTLVGGQVSLTVGVVGILISFAIGIVMGGLSGYYGGRTDNLIQRLVEVLLSFPRLPILLALSTLIPARWPSTYVYLGIVAVLALIGWASLARVVRGQVLSARNVEYVSAAQAVGASDLRVILRHIVPNLSSFLVITATLSLPGYILGESTLSFLGLGIKEPMTSWGLLLKDAGNLQTVNLYPWLLLPGIFLFVAVLAFNFFGDALRDAADTQSR; from the coding sequence GTGACCACCCTGCCCACTCCTACGGCCGCCGCGCCCTCGCCGTTTGCGCTGGCCCTGCGCCGATTCCGCAAATCCAGGTTGGGTGTGCTGGGCGGCTGGATGCTGGTCGTGCTGTATCTCAGCGCCCTGCTCGGCGGTTTTCTCGCGCCCTACGGCATCACTACTCAGCATCAGGGCTTTGAATATCAGCCGCCCCAGCCGCTGCACTGGGTTCATCAGGGTCAATTCATGCGGCCTTTTGTCTACGGCTCCAAAACGGGACGCGACCCAGTGACGTTTGCCAAAACGAGTGTGCCGGACAGAACGACGCCTGTGCCAGTTGAATTTTTCGTGCGCGGCGAACCGTACAGTTTCTTCGGAATTCCAACGACTTTGCACCTGTTCGGCGTTGATGCTGGCCCCGAAAACAACCGGTTCTATTTCCCGTTCGGCACTGACCAACTGGGCCGCGATCTGTTCTCGCGCACCCTGGTCGGCGGGCAGGTCAGCCTGACGGTGGGCGTGGTGGGCATCCTCATCAGCTTTGCCATCGGCATCGTCATGGGCGGGCTGAGCGGCTACTACGGCGGGCGCACCGACAACCTGATTCAGCGCCTGGTCGAAGTGCTGCTGAGCTTTCCAAGACTGCCGATTTTGCTGGCCCTCTCGACGCTGATTCCGGCCCGCTGGCCCTCCACGTATGTCTACCTCGGCATCGTGGCGGTGCTGGCCCTGATTGGCTGGGCGAGCTTGGCGCGGGTGGTGCGCGGGCAGGTGCTCTCGGCCCGCAACGTCGAATACGTTTCGGCGGCGCAGGCGGTGGGCGCGTCGGATCTGCGGGTCATCCTGCGTCACATCGTGCCGAACCTGTCCAGTTTCCTGGTCATCACCGCCACCCTCAGCTTGCCCGGCTACATCCTCGGCGAAAGCACCCTCAGCTTCCTGGGCCTCGGCATCAAGGAACCGATGACCAGCTGGGGCCTGCTGCTCAAAGATGCGGGCAATTTGCAGACGGTCAACCTGTATCCGTGGCTGCTGCTGCCAGGAAT